The Acidobacteriota bacterium DNA window GCGGCAATGCCTCGACTGCAGGCTCCTGTCGGTGCCGAGAAGGCGGCTGTCTCGCTCGGTGAGTGCGGCCGTGGGCGTCAGCAGATTTATCCTGGAGAAACATCTGTCCTTTGGCTACTTTGAAAACGCGAGAATCAGGACGCACATCTACAGTTCAATGAGCGCCTGCGGGTCGGTGGAGAAGAAGCCCCCTCGGCCGGGCGTCATCAGGTTCGGCTACGTCGGCCAGCTTGCGCCGGCCAAGGGCATCGAGTACCTGCTGGAGCGAATGGCCGGGATGACCGCACCGGGCGTGGAGCTTCACGTGTTCGGAAGGGGCTTTACCGATGCATACGAGCGATACCTGATGGCTCGCTATGGCGCCGAAAACGTGACCTTTATGGGGTATCGCAGGCCGGAGGAGATATACGGCGCAGTGGACGTTGGCATTATACCATCGCTGTGCGACGACGCGTTTCCGAGAATCCTAATTGAGGCGTATGCGTGCGGTGTGCCGGTCATTGCGACCGGCAGGGGAGGGGCACCTGAAATGGTCGAGGAAGGAACAACCGGCTTCGTTTTTGATCCCGGCAAACCCGGGGATCTGGAGAAACAGATGAATCGATTCGTGACCGACCGCGGACTGGCGTCGCGCATGTCGGTTCACTGTCGCGCTGCGGCGGCCGAGTTCCGGACCGACAAGACGGTCGACCGATACCTGGAAATCTACAGACGAGTGATCGGATGAAGAGACTGACGGAAGCGATTCTGTACGCCTGGTTTCTGATCGTAGCCTGCGAGGCGCCGTTGCGTCTCCTGTGCGTGAGGGCCGGTGTCCCGTCGTTCATTTACGTGAAGGACGTGCTTCTGGTAGGCCTGTTCGTCTACTTCATCATATATACCACCTCCGTGGCGCGAATAAATAAAGTCGTGCTGACTCTATTCGCACTGGGGCTTTACGGGCTTGTCGTAGGTTTGATTAACGGGCTTGACCCGCTCCAGGTGTTGTTCGGTCTGAAGATTCTCCTCACCCTGTTCGTGGGCTTTCTGGCCGTGTACGTTCTGGGCCTGGAAACGGGCTTTTTTGTCAGGCTCTTCCGTGTCTTTGTGCCCATCGTTCTGGCCGGAATCGTTCTTGACCTGCTCTTTAA harbors:
- a CDS encoding glycosyltransferase family 4 protein, with protein sequence MKILLVNSLYHPNVVGGAERSVQILAEGLREREVEPVVVSTAAETTQGAVNGVRVYYLKVPNLYWMRTAKEQPGYKKPFWHLIDSYNPLAVSVLGEVFDREEPQVVHTNNLAGISAAAWKEAGRRNIPIVHTIRDHYLLCPRGLMYKHGRICRRQCLDCRLLSVPRRRLSRSVSAAVGVSRFILEKHLSFGYFENARIRTHIYSSMSACGSVEKKPPRPGVIRFGYVGQLAPAKGIEYLLERMAGMTAPGVELHVFGRGFTDAYERYLMARYGAENVTFMGYRRPEEIYGAVDVGIIPSLCDDAFPRILIEAYACGVPVIATGRGGAPEMVEEGTTGFVFDPGKPGDLEKQMNRFVTDRGLASRMSVHCRAAAAEFRTDKTVDRYLEIYRRVIG